DNA sequence from the Devosia lacusdianchii genome:
GCCCTCGAGCAGGCTGGCACAGAGCTCCACGCGGTCTGCACCCGCTTGCTGCGCGGCAACGAGACCGTCGATCCCTTCGACACAAATCTCGATCTTGAACGGGTGCTTAGGCATGAGTGGTCTCCGATTGGTATTGCATTGGTAGTGCCATCGCGCTTGGTCGGCAAGCCCAATGTAGCGCGCGATCCGTAGACTCCCCAGCCGGTATCGGGATTCGATCCTAGACGCTCGATTATCATCCGTTGGCCATGGCGGCGCCATGCTGCGCGGGAGGAGGATTGTCATGCGCACCCCCGCTGCCTGGGTCCGCGATAACAGCGGCACCTCGGCTGTCGAATTCGCCATACTCACACCGGTGTTCCTGCTCCTGCTCACCGGCATGCTGGCCTACGGCATCTATTTCGGCGCCGCCCACTCGCTTCAGCAGCTGGCGGCCGACGCTGCCCGTACGGCGATCGCCGGACTCAACGAAACCGAGCGCAATAGCTTGGTCAGGACCTTTCTCGACGGCAATGCTGGCGACTACATGCTCATCGAGCGCAACCGGCTGAGCTTCACCATCGGCGACAAGCCGGGCGATCCGAGCCAGTACCGCGTCACCCTGCGCTATGATGCCTCCCAGCTGCCGATCTGGAATCTCTATCCGCCGCTGCCGCTGCCCAGCGCCGAGATCGCCTATAGCTCCACCATTCGCCGGGGCGGTCTATGATCTGGAGGCGTTTCCGGCGCGATGCCAGGGGCAATATCGCGGTGCTCTTTGCTCTCGGCTTTGCCGTCTCGGCAGTGGTCGGCGCCGTCGCCGTCGACGCTGCCTCGCTCTATCACGAGCGCCGGATGATCCAGAACGGCGTCGACCTGGCGGCCTTGGCAGCCGCCTCCGATCCGGCGCAGGCTTTGGCCATCGCCGA
Encoded proteins:
- a CDS encoding TadE family protein; translation: MRTPAAWVRDNSGTSAVEFAILTPVFLLLLTGMLAYGIYFGAAHSLQQLAADAARTAIAGLNETERNSLVRTFLDGNAGDYMLIERNRLSFTIGDKPGDPSQYRVTLRYDASQLPIWNLYPPLPLPSAEIAYSSTIRRGGL